One region of Anoplopoma fimbria isolate UVic2021 breed Golden Eagle Sablefish chromosome 10, Afim_UVic_2022, whole genome shotgun sequence genomic DNA includes:
- the gnb3b gene encoding guanine nucleotide-binding protein G(I)/G(S)/G(T) subunit beta-3b translates to MAAEKAEMDALKKECDGLRAQIEAARKAVNDGNMTAAAGGASAVGRVQLKLRKTLKGHLAKIYSLHWAADSRSMVSASQDGKLLVWDTFTGNKLVAVPLKSAWVMSVAFAPSGNLVASGGLDNMCTVYNIKSASPKTLRELDAHTGYLSCCRFLSDSEILTASGDTTCCLWDLETGKQKIIFTNHIGDCMSLALSPDMNTFISGACDSLAKLWDLREGTCKQTFSGHTSDINAISYMPGGNCFVTGSDDCSCKMYDLRSDQEVIGYQDTSLNAGVTSLALSSSGRLLFAGYDDFNCHIWDSLKGEKVGVLSGHDNRVSCTGVPEDGMGVCTGSWDSFLKLWN, encoded by the exons GCGGCCCGCAAGGCTGTGAATGACGGCAacatgacagcagcagcaggaggggCATCTGCAGTGGGCCGGGTCCAGCTGAAGCTAAGGAAGACACTCAAGGGACACTTGGCTAAAATCTATTCCCTGCACTGGGCTGCTGACTCtag GTCAATGGTCAGTGCATCACAGGATGGAAAGCTTCTCGTCTGGGACACTTTCACAGGGAACAAG TTGGTTGCTGTCCCACTAAAGTCAGCTTGGGTGATGAGCGTCGCCTTCGCCCCCTCTGGTAACCTGGTGGCCAGCGGTGGTCTGGATAACATGTGCACAGTGTACAACATCAAGTCCGCCTCCCCCAAGACCCTCAGGGAGCTGGACGCACACACAG GTTACCTGTCCTGCTGCCGTTTCCTTAGTGACAGTGAGATCTTGACAGCATCCGGTGACACCACCTG ctGCCTGTGGGACTTGGAGACTGGAAAGCAGAAGATCATCTTCACCAACCACATTGGAGACTGCATGTCTCTGGCTCTCTCCCCCGACATGAACACCTTCATCTCTGGAGCCTGTGACTCTCTGGCCAAGCTGTGGGACCTGAGGGAAGGCACCTGCAAGCAGACCTTCTCCGGACACACCAGTGACATCAACGCCATCTCT TACATGCCCGGTGGAAACTGCTTCGTCACGGGCTCCGACGACTGCAGCTGCAAGATGTACGACCTGCGCTCCGACCAGGAGGTGATAGGCTACCAGGACACCAGCCTGAACGCCGGCGTCACATCTCTGGCTCTCTCCAGCTCGGGCCGCCTCCTCTTTGCCGGCTACGACGACTTCAACTGCCACATTTGGGACTCACTGAAGGGAGAGAAAGTTG GTGTGCTGTCTGGCCACGACAACAGGGTGAGCTGCACCGGCGTCCCCGAGGACGGCATGGGTGTCTGCACAGGATCCTGGGACAGCTTCCTCAAACTGTGGAACTGA